The following is a genomic window from Candidatus Neomarinimicrobiota bacterium.
AGAGATTACCTGGATACCAACGCATTCGTAAAGGTTGAGATGTTCCAGGTGGCCCCTAGCACGCCAAGACCATTGACACCGGAAGAGCTCGAGGGGCTTTTTACGGGGTGTCAAAGGGAAAGTCGCTGGTACCCTCTGGTAATGGTTTACTTGCTGACAGGGGCACGGCTTTCTGAGGAGCTGAAGCCGAAACTATCATGGAAGGATATCGACCTAGAGAACGGGATACTGATACTGCCCTTCCGAAGGGGCCAGAAGTCAACCGAGTTTCCGATGGAGCCAGTACTCTTGGAAATATTCCGTGACCTCAAGGCGAATCCATACACGAAGGAGAATAGCAATCTGCCTGAAGACCAAGGAGTATCCATTCCCGTTCATTGCATCGTACGTTGGCCATAAGATCAAGGCCATCTTGAATAGGGCAGGCATTGACGCAACCGCTCATGATTTAAGGGACTCGTTTGTCAGTCACTTGATTTATCTGGGCTACTCCCTTGAGGACGTGAGCAAGATCGCCGGACACTCGACGATCAAGGTGACAGAAAGGCATTATTATGAGCAACTGCAGGAGCGCTGGCGGAGCATGCTCGCGGATTTGGGAAGCTACTTAGTCCGGAGCCAGCCTGGCGGCAAAACTGAGGCCGTAGAAAAAACGAGTCCGGAAAACGGGTAGAAAACGCCCCTATAGGTGCCCAATCCTGACCAATTCAGGACTTTTCCTGCAATCGGCAATAACAAATGGAAAAGCCCCTTCTCTCGATGGGAGAAGGGGCTTATCTTAGGGTGGCTCGGGGCGGAATTGAACCACCGACACATGGATTTCAAGATCATGTACATCTCGTCGTGAAATAATAAATGAGGCAGGAAAACGGGGCAGGAAATTGCCTAATGGTGACCAGTGGTGACCAGTTACTATGGCAACTGCGGATCATGCGCAGCCTTCAAGATGGTGCTGCTGAAGTAGGAAAAGCCTGCCTTTCAAGCCAGAACTAGCCCCTCATCTGGATACATAGCGGAATTACCCTCGTGGAAAATGGAGGGTACCGCTAGTTCAGTGATCGGGGGGACAGGTAACATAGTTCGGTAGTAGATTTTGAACAAGGGAGACGTGGTATCATATCACCGTGTGTTTTCCTCGGCAGCCAGGGTCATAAATTGGATTTTCAGATCATTTATCTCTCATCGTGAAACGGAAAAAGAGTATGGAAAACGAGGCAGTAGAATGCCTATTGGTGACCTACCCTGACTAGGATAGGGACCTGGGTCTTATTGAGGCTATTTTAATGGTTTTAAAGTTTTAAAAGTATTAAACTCGAAGCGTGAATGATTTCCAAGCACGAGCCGTACGCGCATTTAGTGCATTAGCCGACCCTACTCGGTACAAGATTGTATGCCTGCTGCTGGAAAAGGGAGAGCTTGGCTGTAGTGACTTCAACGAGCTGTTTGCCCTAAGCAAATCCGCCCTTTCTCACCACTACCGCATTCTGGAAAATGCTAACCTGATCCTGATTCGAAAAGAAGGCAATCACGTCTATTCTCGAATAAATCATAGCGTATTGGATGAATTGATCCCCGGATTTGCCGATGCGCATTTAAAAGGTGAATATCTGGAGGTTGGCTAATGGAAATCTGGCATCATGCCAGAATCGAATGGATACA
Proteins encoded in this region:
- a CDS encoding helix-turn-helix transcriptional regulator produces the protein MNDFQARAVRAFSALADPTRYKIVCLLLEKGELGCSDFNELFALSKSALSHHYRILENANLILIRKEGNHVYSRINHSVLDELIPGFADAHLKGEYLEVG
- a CDS encoding tyrosine-type recombinase/integrase, with the protein product MNRAGIDATAHDLRDSFVSHLIYLGYSLEDVSKIAGHSTIKVTERHYYEQLQERWRSMLADLGSYLVRSQPGGKTEAVEKTSPENG